The segment GGCGATATCATCTGCATTGCCTTCTTGGTTATCAGGATGCCGCCGGTCGAATCGGAGAGCTTAAGGTCGGTTATGTACTTGGTTTGAGTGAACCACTGCAGTGCGATGGCCCCAAGAGGAGGCGTATATACCGCATCGATGAGATGTGTCTGGAGCGATGTTCTCACGTCCGTGAGTGGGAGCGGAATAGGAACTATTTTAAATTCCCTGTACATCGCTTCGACGAGAGGATCTCCCTCCCAGGCCCACATCTTCTTTCCATCCATATCGGAAGGAGAGGCGATCGGACTGTTGGAAAATATGTACACAAATCCGGTTTCAGCCCATCCGAGGAGTACAAAACCTTTTTTATCGAATCCCAATTTCAATCTCGGCTGAAGCGCTTTGGCCAGGGCGTCCGCTTCAGCGTAATTCGATACCAGCGTTGGGAGTTCCAGAACACGGACCTCCGGATTTATTATCCCAAGGCCAAGGCCGGTGAATCCGGCAGCATGAACCTGGCCTATGTTCATCTTTCGTATGACGTCCTTTTCATCACCGAGAACTCCGCCAGCATATATTTTTATTGAAACTCTTCCGGATGTTTTCTGCGAGAGCTCTTCGTTCCATGCGGCCATGACTTTGTGCCAAGTAGTTCCTTCCGGGGCCAGAATGGCGATTTTGATTTCAAGGGCGTCAGCGGAAGTTCCAAAAAACAAAACGGCCGCCATCAGGACAAGAAAGGCTGTTTTCTTCATCAGAATACCTCCTCTTTCATTTCCAGAAGTCTTTTGGCGCGAATTTTGGCTAAGGCGTTGGAGAGCTGCTGTCCATCCTGCGGTTTTACATCGGAAAATATGACGTCATTTAGTGTATCTTCAAAGAGTTTTTTATCTTGAATCCGCCTTGCGTAGTACGTCGCGTACATGACTTTTGTCATCAGGTTTGACGGGGAGATCTCCATTGCGCGGATGAACTCGGATTTTGCCAGTTCGGGCTCCCCTCCAAGCATTTCGGGCCTCGATGCGGCTATCGTGCCGAGTATCGCGTGTGCGGAGCCGAAATAGAAATTTTCATTCAGCTCTATAACTCTCCTGACCATCGCCTCAATTCTTGGCAGATCGACGATGGCAGAGGGGTCATCGATGTTCAAATTAAGCCAATTTGCCCAATTGAATGAGGTCCAAAAAAGGGCATCGACGTCATTTTTCCCCATTTTTTTAACTTCCTTTTCAAAAAGGGAAACATGCGATTTAAAAGCTTTTTTCATCGATTTGTTCTTGATCAGAGCTGCTATTCCGTATTCCTTTCCACGCCTGTAGAATAACTCCGCATCGGAGAGGAGCGACTTTTTTTCGGGGCTTCCGTTTTTTGCGGAGAGCATGTCGTTTTCGATGAAGCCGAATGCGTATTGACCATATGCCTTCGAAAGCAGCGTCAGGGCGGTGGAATTTTTCTTGTTTCCGTACCGAAGAACCTCGAGCGTTTTTATGAGGGCTGGAGAGGCGCTGCGCGCGAATTCCACACTGGTTTCGGATTCCATCGATATCATACCGGAGCTTCCGATGTCGGCGACGACGCCCGTGGCGATATGTTTCGGGCTGCAGGCAGAAATAGATATCAGCGCGATTAGTGTTGAAAGAAGAAAAATGGTTTTGCCGCGTATCTTCATAATATAAGTCCGGTCTCCTAGCAGTTCCAAAATCTTAAATCAATATCGGTTACACGATGCTTTGACGCAATGCATATACTTGAAACGATGGGATTATAGCCATTTCAACTCTTCGGATCTTTCCTCCTCTTGCGAGGGAGGGCCGACGTAAAACTCAATGGCGTCGATCAACTCTTTTATTTCTATAACCGTGTTCTGGCATGGGCCGTCAGGGCGCTTGTTTGGGATTCCTATGAGAGAAATTTTTCTACCCACGTCTCGTATCCCGCTTACGAGGTCGCGTTCGCATGCGACGCCGATGACCGCTGTCGGTCTAGACTCCTTTATCTTCCTGCGAGCGAGTTCCCCTCCCGAAACGACGTGAATTTCAATGGGATATCTTTCCTTTAGAGAAGTGATCTCCTTGATCTGCTCCTTGGTGAGGCACCTAGGAAGGAGAATTAAAAGTTTTTCATCCGATTCATGCCTTTTCGTAGCGCGAGACATCTCATTGTATGATTTCACAAATGAGTTTCCGAGCCTGTCTTTGGAGATCCCTAAAAATTTGGAAATTTTGAACGATCCTTCAAATACTATGTCGAACAGGTATTTCAGAGGGTTTGACAAGAATAGAAAGTTTTTTCCTGTTACGGCAGTCAGAATTATTTGGGTCATCCATACGATTGTCATCAGGATGACGATTGTGACGATTGTCCATGCGACAAGCGGAAGGAAGCTGTGCCAGCTCGCAAGCCTTGGGGATATCATGTAGGTGAATCCGATGATCAAGAGGTCAAGCAGCAGAACCACAAAGCTTCCGATGGCGAGAAAGAGAGATTTCCCCTCGGAGGTATCCTCTCTTTTTTCTCCTTTCCAGCCTTCCCATTCTTCGCCGAGATTTCTAGTCTGAACTTTTCCCTCTTCTATTTTCTTTGCATCCATGACCATTTTGATTTTTGCTTTCCTAAGGGTTCATTAATAAAAAATTTTTTTAGTTAAAAAGATTAGATGCTTGATAAACCAGCTTTTGACGGCGTCGTTACGCGCATTTGCTGTATTGACGAGGATTTTACGCGCCTGTCACTTCTTCGAAGCATTCCTGATTTCCAAGATGCCTCGGTCGGGGAAAACTCTATATCGGCAATTTATATGAGGAAGCAAGGCAAAAGCAAAAAAACAGCTTTTTTAGTTTGACTCCACTATATGTTGTGGTTATTTCTCTTTATACAACACTAGATATTGTGGATAAAGACGGGGAAAATTGTGGATAAGTTTGGTAACGTACGGAATTTATTGAATTCTTTTCTAATAAGTTGTTATCCACAGCCGTTTTCATTAAAACTGCCTTTTCAACGTCCTACAAATAGGATTATGCGACAGTGCTTTTGTCGCCCGAGGTCGGGTCGCTTCGGATTTTCAGGGAGGATAGATGGTTATTAAGGCTGCTGAGAAAATTACCAAACACGCTAAAAAGGGAAAAGTTTTGAAGGTAGCGAAAAGCGGGGTTTCCCTCTCCAGGCGCTTCACAAGAAGTGGTGTAAATCCTCTTGAAGAGTTGAAGTACGACAAGCGCGACAGCCTCATCACGAATCCCGATGGTTCAATTGTCTTCAGAATGGAGGATGTACAG is part of the Myxococcales bacterium genome and harbors:
- the dctP gene encoding TRAP transporter substrate-binding protein DctP is translated as MKKTAFLVLMAAVLFFGTSADALEIKIAILAPEGTTWHKVMAAWNEELSQKTSGRVSIKIYAGGVLGDEKDVIRKMNIGQVHAAGFTGLGLGIINPEVRVLELPTLVSNYAEADALAKALQPRLKLGFDKKGFVLLGWAETGFVYIFSNSPIASPSDMDGKKMWAWEGDPLVEAMYREFKIVPIPLPLTDVRTSLQTHLIDAVYTPPLGAIALQWFTQTKYITDLKLSDSTGGILITKKAMQMISPKDQEILKETAEKYSKQLVERTRSENEKSYQTLLESGLTQVKVQDDERERITSTCRKVWDSLVGKLYSRELLNEAISAVESHRSSSK
- a CDS encoding DUF116 domain-containing protein, translating into MDAKKIEEGKVQTRNLGEEWEGWKGEKREDTSEGKSLFLAIGSFVVLLLDLLIIGFTYMISPRLASWHSFLPLVAWTIVTIVILMTIVWMTQIILTAVTGKNFLFLSNPLKYLFDIVFEGSFKISKFLGISKDRLGNSFVKSYNEMSRATKRHESDEKLLILLPRCLTKEQIKEITSLKERYPIEIHVVSGGELARRKIKESRPTAVIGVACERDLVSGIRDVGRKISLIGIPNKRPDGPCQNTVIEIKELIDAIEFYVGPPSQEEERSEELKWL